A region from the Bradyrhizobium erythrophlei genome encodes:
- the phaP gene encoding phasin family protein (Members of this family are phasins (small proteins associated with inclusions such as PHA granules). Note that several different families of phasins have been named PhaP despite very little sequence similarity to each other.) → METDSRQSTSPDASVFPGIEDLKKLIEKFQLPSVDIDALIDWQRRDMEALTEANRQASEGLKALVERRNEILGETLAEWQAAVKDATSAEAITKRAEAAKQGVQKAIANFRELSEMEAQSRNNAWKIVQERMQENMATLQKLLQPK, encoded by the coding sequence ATGGAGACGGACAGCAGGCAATCCACCAGCCCGGATGCGAGCGTGTTTCCCGGGATTGAGGATCTCAAGAAGCTGATCGAGAAATTCCAGTTGCCGAGCGTTGATATCGACGCGCTTATCGACTGGCAGCGCAGGGACATGGAAGCTCTGACAGAGGCGAATCGCCAAGCTTCCGAAGGTCTCAAGGCGCTTGTGGAACGACGCAACGAGATCCTCGGCGAAACGCTGGCGGAATGGCAAGCGGCAGTCAAAGACGCCACAAGCGCCGAGGCGATCACGAAGCGGGCCGAGGCCGCAAAGCAGGGCGTGCAGAAAGCCATCGCGAATTTCCGTGAGCTTTCCGAGATGGAAGCGCAATCGCGCAACAATGCTTGGAAGATCGTGCAGGAGCGCATGCAGGAGAATATGGCAACCCTGCAGAAGCTGCTGCAACCAAAGTAA
- a CDS encoding WS/DGAT/MGAT family O-acyltransferase produces the protein MDQLSGMDASFLHLETPETPMHVGSLMLFELPEGYTGDYYEAVKALLGKRLHLSAFLNRKLAQMPFQLAEPVWIEDDDIDLDYHVRTVTLRRPGTMAQLEQLVARLHASLLDRSRPLWEMYVIDGLEGGLVAFYTKAHHSGVDGKAGVELAKVLYDTSPQIREVPPPRRKRASGQYQLGVTELLQAAATNAAQQYRKLAELLPAAAKALDTAARVVASQRTEKGERSLNLGLAPSTIFNDSITNQRSYSTMSLSLADIKDLGRRVGGTVNTIVMAMCSIALHHFLKERDLLPKEPLIAMVPVSLRVEGDAAMNNQVAAVRVDLATDIEDLPARFRAIHASSEAAKAVVRELKPVLGVDIPITGSPWLMTGLASLLGRSNLVSRFPQVGNVAISNVPGPPMTLYMAGAKMAHYFPVSIAYHGSALNITVQSYAGLLEFGLTACRRILSQDESYELIDHLRAALREIQALPSVAASATPPTIPSNEPAAVSTKGASITPAPPVAARQELPAAKEAASVQSSSEVTTPRQD, from the coding sequence ATGGACCAACTGAGCGGCATGGACGCCTCATTCCTGCATCTCGAAACGCCTGAGACGCCGATGCATGTCGGCAGCCTCATGCTCTTTGAGCTGCCTGAGGGTTACACGGGCGATTACTACGAGGCCGTCAAGGCGCTGCTTGGCAAGCGCCTCCACCTGTCGGCGTTTCTGAACCGCAAGCTGGCGCAGATGCCGTTCCAGCTGGCCGAGCCGGTCTGGATCGAGGACGACGACATCGACCTCGACTATCACGTTCGCACCGTCACGCTGCGCCGGCCAGGCACCATGGCCCAGCTCGAACAGCTCGTCGCGCGCCTGCACGCCTCGCTGCTCGACCGCAGTCGTCCGTTGTGGGAGATGTACGTCATCGATGGCCTGGAAGGCGGACTGGTCGCCTTTTATACCAAGGCTCATCACAGCGGGGTCGACGGTAAGGCCGGCGTCGAACTCGCGAAGGTGCTCTATGACACCTCGCCACAGATACGCGAGGTCCCGCCGCCGCGGCGCAAGCGCGCGAGCGGCCAATATCAACTCGGCGTCACCGAATTGCTGCAGGCGGCTGCCACCAATGCGGCCCAGCAATATCGCAAGCTTGCCGAGTTGTTGCCGGCAGCAGCCAAAGCGTTGGATACGGCGGCCAGAGTCGTTGCCAGCCAGCGGACGGAGAAAGGCGAGCGCTCGTTGAATCTCGGTCTCGCGCCGAGCACGATATTCAACGACTCGATCACCAATCAGCGCTCATACAGCACGATGTCGCTGTCTCTGGCCGACATCAAGGATCTGGGCAGGCGCGTTGGCGGCACCGTCAACACAATCGTGATGGCAATGTGCAGCATCGCGCTGCACCATTTCCTGAAGGAGCGGGATTTGCTGCCGAAGGAGCCGCTGATCGCGATGGTGCCCGTCAGCCTGCGCGTTGAGGGTGACGCGGCGATGAACAACCAGGTCGCCGCGGTTCGCGTGGATCTGGCGACCGACATCGAGGACTTGCCCGCCCGCTTCAGGGCGATCCACGCGTCGTCTGAAGCGGCCAAGGCCGTTGTGAGGGAGTTGAAGCCAGTGCTCGGGGTGGACATCCCGATCACAGGATCGCCCTGGCTTATGACCGGCTTGGCCTCGCTGCTCGGCCGTTCCAATCTCGTGAGCCGCTTTCCGCAGGTTGGCAACGTCGCAATCTCCAACGTCCCCGGACCACCGATGACGCTCTACATGGCCGGGGCGAAAATGGCGCACTATTTCCCGGTTTCGATCGCCTATCACGGCAGCGCCTTGAATATCACGGTGCAGAGTTACGCCGGATTGCTCGAATTCGGCCTTACGGCTTGCCGTCGCATTCTCTCGCAGGACGAGTCCTATGAGTTGATCGACCACCTGCGCGCGGCGCTGCGGGAGATTCAGGCGCTGCCATCCGTCGCTGCGAGCGCTACGCCGCCAACAATACCGTCGAACGAGCCGGCCGCGGTTTCCACGAAGGGGGCATCGATAACGCCGGCGCCTCCCGTAGCCGCGCGTCAGGAGCTGCCAGCGGCAAAGGAAGCCGCAAGCGTCCAGTCGAGCAGCGAGGTAACGACGCCGCGACAGGATTGA
- a CDS encoding long-chain-fatty-acid--CoA ligase: protein MNDKPWINSYPPGVRWDAEIVPGPVQGILDDAVAKWPDRPAIDFMGKRIAYRDLGDLVNRAAKGLQQLGVKPGVHVGLYLPNSPHYAIAFFGVLKAGGTVVNYSPLDAAQVLEHKIEDSRTDFLITLDMTSLYPQMAAMLGKTRLKKLVVGTLAELTGNPDAVMTELKASRQLSDIAWGDRQIRFAQLLDNDGAFQAYPVADPAETIAVLQYTGGTTGQPKGAMLTHANLTSTCQQYRATTAGTPPILVEGQERFLAVLPPFHIYALAVNVLFAILQGAEIIQHARFDPKAALEDISAKRVSVFCGVPTMFTALISHPETPRHSLRTLKYCGSGGAPLPLEVAQQFAAITGCSLSEGWGMTETSPAGTFTPAQKDGTRKAGSCGMPMPGIVIKFLSLDDPKQYVPRGERGEICIEGPNVMKGYWNNTDATAEVTTFDGFLRTGDVGYMDEDGFVFIVDRTKDMLLCSGFNVYPRVLEEAIYKHPSVGEVAVIGVQDQYRGQSPKAFVKLKQGAATLTLDELQKFLKDKLGKHEMVQALEIRDDLPRTPVGKISKKDLYDQEERKTTAA, encoded by the coding sequence ATGAACGACAAGCCCTGGATCAACTCCTATCCCCCGGGCGTCCGCTGGGATGCCGAGATCGTGCCTGGACCGGTGCAGGGCATTCTGGATGATGCGGTGGCCAAATGGCCGGATCGCCCGGCGATCGACTTCATGGGCAAGCGGATTGCCTACCGCGATCTTGGCGACCTTGTGAACCGCGCGGCCAAGGGCTTGCAGCAGCTTGGGGTGAAGCCGGGTGTCCATGTCGGCCTGTATCTGCCGAACTCCCCGCACTATGCCATTGCGTTTTTCGGGGTCCTGAAGGCCGGCGGCACGGTGGTCAATTACTCGCCGCTCGACGCTGCTCAGGTGCTTGAGCACAAGATCGAGGACAGCCGCACCGACTTCCTCATCACGCTCGATATGACATCGCTCTATCCGCAGATGGCGGCCATGCTCGGCAAGACGCGATTGAAGAAGCTGGTGGTTGGCACTCTCGCCGAACTAACCGGCAATCCCGACGCTGTGATGACCGAGCTGAAGGCCAGCCGGCAACTGAGTGATATCGCGTGGGGCGATCGCCAGATCAGGTTCGCCCAACTGCTCGACAATGATGGAGCTTTCCAAGCCTATCCTGTCGCCGATCCCGCCGAGACGATCGCAGTGCTGCAGTACACCGGCGGGACGACGGGTCAGCCCAAGGGCGCGATGCTGACGCACGCCAATCTCACAAGCACGTGCCAGCAGTACAGGGCAACCACCGCCGGAACTCCTCCGATCCTTGTCGAAGGTCAGGAGCGCTTTCTTGCGGTGCTTCCGCCGTTCCACATCTATGCGCTCGCGGTGAATGTGCTGTTCGCTATTCTCCAGGGAGCGGAGATCATTCAGCACGCGCGCTTTGATCCGAAGGCCGCGCTCGAGGATATCTCAGCGAAACGGGTAAGCGTCTTCTGCGGTGTGCCCACGATGTTCACCGCGTTGATAAGCCATCCCGAAACTCCCAGGCACAGCTTGCGTACGCTCAAATATTGTGGCTCAGGCGGGGCTCCTTTGCCGCTTGAGGTCGCGCAGCAATTCGCCGCGATCACCGGCTGCAGTCTGAGCGAAGGCTGGGGTATGACGGAGACCTCGCCGGCAGGCACTTTCACGCCGGCCCAGAAGGATGGCACGCGAAAGGCTGGATCTTGCGGAATGCCGATGCCCGGAATCGTCATCAAGTTCCTGAGCCTTGACGATCCAAAGCAGTACGTCCCGCGCGGCGAACGCGGCGAAATCTGCATCGAGGGCCCGAACGTGATGAAGGGCTATTGGAACAACACGGATGCGACGGCCGAGGTGACGACGTTCGACGGCTTTTTGCGCACCGGCGATGTCGGTTACATGGATGAGGACGGCTTCGTCTTCATCGTCGACCGCACCAAGGACATGCTGCTGTGCAGCGGCTTCAATGTCTATCCGCGCGTGCTCGAGGAGGCCATCTACAAGCACCCTTCGGTCGGGGAGGTCGCGGTGATCGGAGTCCAAGACCAATATCGCGGACAGTCGCCGAAGGCCTTCGTTAAGCTGAAGCAGGGCGCGGCGACGCTTACGCTCGACGAGCTGCAAAAGTTCCTGAAGGACAAGCTCGGCAAACACGAAATGGTGCAGGCGCTCGAAATCCGCGATGACCTGCCGAGAACGCCGGTCGGCAAGATCTCAAAGAAGGATCTGTACGACCAGGAGGAACGGAAGACCACGGCGGCCTAG
- a CDS encoding winged helix-turn-helix transcriptional regulator, producing MKTTCKEDVRSHCSVNYGLEIFGDKWSLLIVRDIVFAGKKTYGEFLKSEEGFATNVLASRLAFLEEQGILSKTPSSADRRKDFYALTEKGLDLIPILLNIVLWSAKHDPKSYTRRRKEFVARLNRSVQKVSGEVKELVRDGGCIFPQVNG from the coding sequence ATGAAGACGACGTGCAAAGAAGACGTTCGGTCCCATTGCTCGGTGAACTACGGCCTGGAGATCTTCGGCGACAAGTGGTCGCTCTTGATCGTTCGCGATATCGTTTTCGCTGGCAAGAAGACCTACGGCGAGTTTCTGAAATCGGAAGAAGGATTCGCAACAAATGTCCTGGCTTCCCGCCTCGCCTTTCTCGAGGAGCAAGGAATTCTCTCCAAGACACCTAGTTCCGCCGACAGACGGAAGGACTTCTATGCTCTGACTGAGAAGGGTCTGGACCTCATTCCCATTCTCCTCAACATTGTCCTTTGGAGCGCGAAGCACGATCCGAAGTCGTACACGCGACGACGCAAGGAGTTCGTTGCTCGCCTGAATCGAAGCGTCCAAAAGGTGAGCGGAGAGGTGAAAGAGCTGGTCCGCGACGGCGGGTGTATATTTCCTCAGGTCAACGGATGA
- a CDS encoding ArdC family protein — MKRDLYSQVSARIIAELEAGAAPWIKPWSATPGANTPCNAVSNRPYSGCNVVLLWMAKAAGYRKPRFLTFKQALELGGNVRKGERGTKVYFVKQLQVRDQGADDNSATRLIPMMREYTVFNVDQCENLPDGISTGRPMRVRNPDTRDELADAFLHSTGADIREACYIPSRDFISMPAFARFKGADHFYNVAFHELTHWSGHKSRLDRDLKNRFGSRNYAAEELIAELGAAFLCAEFGFDGDVRSAGYIASWIELLKVDKRAFFTACSQASKAADYLRGLALAEPAEIAA; from the coding sequence ATGAAACGCGATCTGTATTCGCAGGTTTCTGCGCGCATCATTGCCGAGCTAGAAGCAGGCGCGGCGCCCTGGATCAAGCCTTGGTCAGCAACTCCCGGCGCGAATACGCCATGCAATGCCGTGAGCAACCGCCCCTACTCCGGATGCAACGTCGTTCTGTTGTGGATGGCGAAGGCGGCCGGTTATCGCAAGCCGCGTTTTCTCACATTCAAGCAGGCCTTGGAGTTGGGCGGCAACGTGCGCAAGGGCGAGCGCGGCACCAAGGTTTATTTCGTGAAGCAATTGCAGGTCCGGGACCAAGGCGCGGACGATAACTCCGCAACGCGCCTGATCCCAATGATGCGCGAGTATACCGTCTTCAATGTCGACCAGTGCGAGAACCTTCCCGATGGCATCAGCACCGGGAGGCCGATGCGCGTTCGCAATCCTGACACGCGCGACGAGCTTGCCGACGCATTCCTACACTCAACCGGCGCCGACATCCGCGAAGCCTGCTACATCCCAAGCCGAGATTTTATCTCGATGCCCGCCTTCGCTAGGTTCAAGGGCGCGGATCACTTCTACAATGTTGCATTCCACGAGTTGACGCATTGGTCGGGCCATAAGTCGCGCCTCGATCGAGATTTGAAGAACCGGTTTGGCTCACGCAATTACGCAGCCGAGGAACTGATTGCTGAGTTGGGCGCCGCGTTCCTATGTGCGGAATTTGGCTTTGATGGTGACGTGCGGAGCGCGGGCTATATCGCCTCATGGATTGAGCTTCTGAAGGTTGACAAACGGGCATTCTTTACAGCCTGCAGCCAGGCGTCAAAGGCCGCCGACTACCTGCGCGGCTTGGCTCTCGCGGAGCCGGCGGAGATTGCGGCATGA
- a CDS encoding GNAT family N-acetyltransferase — translation MGLSAPTRELHANERPQLLTHLLALDAEDRRLRFAHMLSDDGIRHYVEGIDLTRGAVFVVTGIDLEIIGAAHLAREDGHAQLGISVLPRSRGQGIGGALLERCAARARNWGMRVMFMNCLVENAAMMHLARKQGLKIAVSGADAEAYVRLPRADLTSLAAEAVAEQLGLFDHAQKAYWVALQARLPQ, via the coding sequence ATGGGACTGAGCGCACCGACGCGTGAGCTACACGCGAACGAACGACCACAATTGCTCACCCATTTGCTGGCCCTTGACGCGGAAGATCGCCGCCTCAGGTTCGCGCATATGCTGTCAGATGATGGTATACGCCACTACGTCGAAGGTATCGACTTGACGCGTGGCGCCGTCTTTGTCGTCACCGGCATCGATCTCGAAATCATTGGCGCGGCCCACCTCGCGCGCGAGGACGGACATGCCCAATTGGGTATTTCCGTTTTGCCGCGGAGCCGAGGCCAAGGTATCGGCGGCGCTCTGCTCGAACGTTGCGCGGCACGTGCCCGCAACTGGGGTATGCGCGTGATGTTCATGAACTGCCTGGTCGAGAATGCCGCCATGATGCATTTGGCGCGCAAGCAAGGTCTGAAGATTGCCGTGTCCGGCGCCGACGCCGAAGCATACGTGCGCTTGCCGCGCGCCGACCTGACCAGTCTGGCCGCGGAGGCAGTCGCCGAGCAGCTCGGGTTATTCGACCACGCCCAGAAAGCCTATTGGGTGGCGCTGCAGGCCCGACTTCCGCAATGA
- a CDS encoding MFS transporter, with translation MHPQPAHNVLSSALENPSVKAVFLKIDWRLLPLLLVAYMVAYLDRINIGYAQLQMKQTLPFDDAVYGLGAGMFFIGYFLFEVPSNLLLDRIGARKTLLRIMVLWGLAASAMMFVSTPLQFYVVRFLLGVFEAGFFPGVILYFTYWYPSARRGQVIAIFMSATTIGSLVAGPLCGFILKYFDGFAGLHGWQWLFLAQGLPAIFIGFLVYLLLKDKPDQAPWLSTEEKAVVENAFRHDIKEVAGKADGTFLQMLQDPKAYLLALVYFFLLGATYTMVFWVPTLIQSWGVKDLFLIGIYASIPNAAGIIGMILIGRHSDKWHERRWHFAVCVVIAAVGLFTTTLFQGNLVGSILALAVAVIGIASATPLFFALTSEYLSAGAAAGGLALISSLGNLGPAVSPSINGLILRSTGDNIYSTYFVMALYLLSGTLLLLAMRPASVRGLPAAASAH, from the coding sequence ATGCATCCGCAGCCTGCACATAATGTATTGTCGTCGGCGCTGGAAAACCCGTCTGTCAAGGCCGTATTCTTGAAGATCGACTGGCGTCTCCTGCCGCTGCTGCTCGTTGCGTACATGGTCGCCTATCTGGACCGTATCAACATCGGATATGCGCAGCTGCAGATGAAGCAGACCTTGCCGTTTGACGACGCGGTCTACGGCCTCGGCGCGGGCATGTTCTTCATCGGATATTTCCTCTTCGAAGTGCCCAGCAATCTTCTTCTGGACAGAATCGGCGCGCGCAAGACGTTGTTACGCATCATGGTGCTCTGGGGCCTGGCCGCGTCCGCCATGATGTTCGTATCAACGCCTCTCCAGTTTTACGTCGTGCGATTTCTGCTCGGCGTCTTTGAGGCGGGCTTCTTTCCGGGCGTCATTCTGTATTTCACTTACTGGTATCCGTCAGCGCGGCGCGGGCAAGTGATTGCGATCTTCATGTCGGCGACCACGATAGGATCGCTTGTGGCGGGACCGCTGTGCGGATTCATTCTGAAATACTTCGATGGTTTCGCCGGTCTTCATGGCTGGCAATGGCTGTTCCTGGCGCAGGGATTACCCGCGATTTTTATCGGCTTTTTGGTTTACCTTCTGCTGAAGGACAAACCTGACCAAGCCCCCTGGCTCTCGACTGAGGAAAAGGCGGTGGTCGAGAATGCCTTCCGGCATGACATTAAGGAGGTCGCGGGTAAGGCTGACGGGACATTCTTGCAGATGCTGCAGGATCCGAAGGCCTATTTGCTGGCACTAGTCTATTTCTTTCTGCTGGGCGCCACTTACACAATGGTGTTTTGGGTACCGACCCTGATCCAGAGCTGGGGCGTCAAGGATCTGTTCCTCATCGGAATCTACGCGAGCATCCCAAATGCCGCCGGCATCATCGGTATGATCCTGATTGGCCGCCATTCGGATAAGTGGCATGAGCGCCGATGGCACTTCGCCGTCTGCGTCGTCATTGCGGCGGTCGGTCTTTTCACAACCACCCTGTTCCAAGGGAATTTGGTCGGATCGATCCTGGCGCTCGCCGTCGCTGTCATCGGGATCGCCTCGGCGACTCCGCTCTTTTTTGCGCTGACGAGCGAGTATCTGTCGGCCGGGGCCGCCGCCGGCGGTCTTGCTCTCATCAGCAGCCTCGGAAACCTCGGTCCGGCGGTCAGCCCGTCAATCAACGGGTTAATCCTGAGAAGCACCGGCGACAATATATACAGCACTTACTTCGTGATGGCTTTGTACCTGCTGTCCGGAACGCTTCTATTGCTGGCGATGCGTCCAGCCTCGGTCAGAGGTCTACCGGCGGCCGCGTCCGCGCATTGA
- a CDS encoding efflux RND transporter permease subunit encodes MGIVRFALRFPYTFYVLAVLVLFLGSTSIVSMPTDIFPEINIPVVTIVWQYTGLSTPEMEQRVTTYSQFALSSSVNGIQDIEAQTLNGISVQKVFFQPDVNLDLAISQIVSATNFIRVLMPPGIQAPVVVQYNASSVPVLQIGLSSDTLNEQQLYDYGIYRLRQQLAPIHGVTLPTPAGGKYRQIMVDIDPLKLQAKGLTPLDVVNAVNAQNLTLPSGFAKIGDTQFTVRTNAVPTSIDDLNNIPIKYAGGATVFVKDIGQVHDGNAVQQNVVRTDGHRSVLLSIIKNGNASTLAVVNAVKDALVTSRAAAPPGMTIKELFDQSIFVKASIVALLKEGAIAGVLTAMMIILFLGSWRSTLVVMISIPLSILTSLVILYFMGETINTMTLGGLALAIGILVDDSTVTIENTHRLLTEEHMPLPSATLHGAAEIAVPTLVSTLAISCVFTSVVFLHGPAKYLFTPLGLAVVFAMLASYAFSRTLTPITIGLLLKSEKHGAAEAGNGFLARAFAKFEHGFENMRTAYTEILTGVLKYRFIIPCIAVLILALGGTLFFFVGRDFFPLIDGGQIQLHVRVPAGTRIDKTEAIFQQVEDKIREVIPENERDLIVDNIGLPARSYNYAFGDGTAMGVNDGVILVALKEDHKPTATYIKKLRQVLPTEFPENIFYFQAADMVTQILNFGIPAQINVRTVGYNRANNLRIANELQQKIAAIPGLADVHLQQEINGPEFFAQIDRARAGQFGLTVNDIALNLNTSLASSEQVSPNFWTDPANGTPYYLAVQTPEYRTDTFNDLKNTPVTKFTVGNNGNPVPGLLSNVATLKRDSIATNTNQANVQPLYEIYANADGRDLGSLQTGIQEVIDQYRPQLTPGNRIEVVGQIGSMNSAFRDLGIGILFAAVFVYLLMVVNYQTWGDPFVVILALPATFCGIVTMLYITNTTLSVPSLMGAIMAIGVASANSILLVTFAREQQLAGHTAFEAAIASGRTRIRPVLMTATAMIVGMIPMAIGGPGEEQNAALARAVIGGLLFATPATLFVVPYLFALLRKGNDGKLAQGVFAEDPV; translated from the coding sequence ATGGGAATTGTTCGCTTCGCACTGAGATTTCCGTACACCTTTTACGTGCTGGCGGTGCTGGTGCTGTTCCTCGGCTCGACCTCGATTGTGTCGATGCCGACGGACATCTTTCCCGAGATCAACATCCCCGTCGTGACCATCGTCTGGCAGTACACCGGGCTGTCGACGCCCGAGATGGAGCAGCGCGTCACGACCTACAGCCAGTTCGCGCTGTCCTCCAGCGTCAACGGCATCCAGGACATCGAGGCGCAGACGTTGAACGGCATCTCGGTGCAGAAGGTGTTCTTCCAGCCGGACGTCAACCTCGACCTCGCGATTTCGCAGATCGTCTCGGCCACCAACTTCATCCGCGTGCTGATGCCGCCGGGCATCCAGGCGCCGGTGGTGGTGCAGTACAATGCATCCAGCGTGCCCGTGCTGCAGATCGGGCTTTCGTCCGACACGCTGAACGAGCAGCAGCTCTACGACTACGGCATCTACCGCCTGCGCCAGCAGCTCGCCCCGATCCACGGCGTGACGCTGCCGACGCCAGCCGGCGGCAAGTACCGCCAGATCATGGTCGACATCGACCCGCTCAAGCTGCAGGCCAAGGGGCTGACCCCGCTCGACGTCGTCAACGCCGTCAACGCCCAGAACCTGACGCTGCCGTCGGGCTTCGCCAAGATCGGCGACACCCAGTTCACCGTGCGCACCAACGCAGTTCCGACCTCCATCGACGACCTCAACAACATCCCGATCAAGTACGCGGGCGGTGCCACCGTGTTCGTCAAGGACATCGGCCAGGTGCATGACGGCAACGCCGTGCAGCAGAACGTGGTGCGCACCGACGGCCACCGCTCGGTGCTGCTCTCCATCATCAAGAACGGCAACGCCTCCACGCTCGCCGTCGTCAATGCGGTGAAGGACGCGCTCGTCACCTCGCGTGCCGCCGCGCCCCCGGGCATGACGATCAAGGAGCTGTTCGACCAGTCCATCTTCGTCAAGGCATCGATCGTCGCGCTCTTGAAGGAAGGCGCAATCGCCGGTGTGCTCACCGCGATGATGATCATCCTGTTCCTCGGCTCCTGGCGCTCGACCTTGGTGGTGATGATCTCGATCCCGTTGTCGATCCTCACCTCGCTGGTCATTCTCTATTTCATGGGCGAGACCATCAACACCATGACGCTCGGCGGGCTCGCGCTGGCGATCGGCATCCTGGTCGACGACTCCACCGTGACGATCGAGAACACGCACCGGCTGCTCACCGAGGAGCACATGCCACTGCCCTCGGCGACGCTGCACGGCGCCGCCGAAATCGCGGTGCCGACGCTGGTCTCCACGCTCGCGATCAGCTGCGTGTTCACCTCGGTGGTGTTCCTGCACGGGCCGGCGAAGTACCTGTTCACGCCGCTCGGGCTCGCGGTCGTGTTCGCGATGCTCGCGTCCTACGCGTTCTCGCGGACGCTGACGCCGATCACCATCGGGCTGCTGCTGAAGAGCGAGAAGCACGGCGCCGCGGAGGCCGGAAACGGCTTCCTTGCGCGGGCGTTTGCGAAGTTCGAGCACGGCTTCGAGAACATGCGCACGGCCTACACCGAGATCCTCACCGGCGTGCTGAAGTACCGCTTCATCATCCCTTGCATCGCGGTGCTGATCCTGGCGCTCGGCGGCACGCTGTTCTTCTTCGTCGGCCGCGACTTCTTCCCGCTGATCGACGGCGGCCAGATCCAGCTCCATGTGCGGGTGCCGGCCGGCACGCGCATCGACAAGACGGAAGCGATCTTCCAGCAGGTGGAAGACAAGATCCGCGAGGTCATCCCGGAAAACGAGCGCGACCTGATCGTCGACAACATCGGCCTTCCGGCGCGCTCCTACAACTACGCCTTCGGCGACGGCACCGCGATGGGCGTCAACGACGGCGTGATCCTGGTGGCGCTGAAGGAGGACCACAAGCCGACCGCGACTTACATCAAGAAGCTGCGACAGGTGTTGCCGACGGAATTCCCGGAAAACATCTTCTATTTCCAGGCCGCCGACATGGTGACGCAAATCCTCAATTTCGGCATCCCGGCGCAGATCAATGTGCGCACGGTGGGCTACAACCGCGCCAACAACCTGCGCATCGCGAACGAACTGCAGCAGAAGATCGCAGCCATCCCCGGCCTTGCCGACGTGCACCTGCAGCAGGAGATCAACGGGCCGGAATTCTTCGCCCAGATCGACCGCGCCCGAGCCGGCCAGTTCGGACTGACGGTGAACGACATCGCGCTGAACCTGAATACCTCGCTGGCGTCATCGGAGCAGGTGTCTCCTAACTTCTGGACCGATCCGGCCAACGGGACGCCCTACTATCTCGCCGTGCAGACGCCGGAATACCGCACCGACACCTTTAACGACCTGAAGAACACGCCGGTGACCAAGTTCACGGTCGGCAACAACGGCAACCCGGTGCCGGGGCTGCTCAGCAACGTCGCCACGCTGAAGCGCGACTCGATCGCCACCAACACCAACCAGGCCAACGTGCAGCCGCTGTACGAGATCTACGCCAATGCCGACGGCCGCGACCTCGGCTCGCTTCAGACCGGGATCCAAGAGGTGATCGACCAGTACAGGCCGCAGCTGACACCCGGGAACCGGATCGAGGTGGTGGGCCAGATCGGCAGCATGAACTCGGCGTTCCGCGACCTCGGCATCGGTATCCTGTTCGCAGCGGTGTTTGTCTACCTGCTGATGGTGGTGAACTACCAGACTTGGGGTGACCCGTTCGTGGTGATCCTGGCGCTGCCGGCGACCTTCTGCGGCATCGTCACCATGCTCTACATCACCAACACCACACTGAGCGTGCCCTCGCTGATGGGCGCGATCATGGCGATCGGCGTCGCCTCGGCGAACTCGATCCTGCTGGTGACCTTCGCCCGCGAGCAGCAGCTCGCCGGCCACACCGCGTTCGAGGCGGCGATCGCCTCGGGCCGCACCCGCATCCGCCCGGTACTCATGACGGCGACCGCGATGATCGTCGGCATGATCCCGATGGCGATCGGCGGCCCGGGCGAGGAACAGAACGCGGCCCTGGCCCGCGCTGTGATCGGCGGGCTGCTGTTCGCCACCCCGGCCACCCTTTTCGTGGTACCTTACCTTTTCGCGCTGCTGCGCAAGGGCAATGACGGCAAGCTGGCGCAGGGCGTCTTCGCAGAGGACCCGGTATGA